From Vidua macroura isolate BioBank_ID:100142 chromosome 8, ASM2450914v1, whole genome shotgun sequence, one genomic window encodes:
- the CTBP2 gene encoding C-terminal-binding protein 2 isoform X2 → MALVDKHKVKRQRLDRICEGIRPQIMNGPMHPRPLVALLDGRDCTVEMPILKDLATVAFCDAQSTQEIHEKVLNEAVGAMMYHTITLTREDLEKFKALRVIVRIGSGYDNIDIKAAGELGIAVCNIPSAAVEETADSTVCHVLNLYRRNTWLYQALREGTRVQSVEQIREVASGAARIRGETLGLIGFGRTAQAVAVRAKAFGFNVIFYDPYLQDGIERSLGVQRVYTLQDLLYQSDCVSLHCNLNEHNHHLINDFTIKQMRQGAFLVNTARGGLVDKKALTQALKEGRIRGAALDVHESEPFSFAQGPLKDAPNLICTPHTAWYSEQASLEMREAAATEIRRAITGRIPESLRNCVNKEFFVTTAPWSVIDQQAIHPELNGATYRYPPGMVSVAPGGIPAAMEGIIPGGIPVTHNLPTVAHPSQAPSPNQPTKHGDNREHPNEQ, encoded by the exons GTATCCGCCCGCAGATCATGAACGGCCCCATGCACCCCCGGCccctggtggcactgctggacGGCAGGGACTGCACCGTGGAGATGCCCATCCTGAAGGACCTGGCCACGGTGGCCTTCTGTGACGCACAATCAACTCAGGAGATTCACGAGAAG GTGTTGAATGAAGCTGTGGGGGCCATGATGTACCACACCATCACCCTGACCCGGGAGGACCTGGAGAAGTTCAAGGCCTTGAGGGTCATCGTCCGAATAGGCAGCGGCTACGACAACATCGACATCAAAGCTGCTGGGGAGCTTG GGATCGCCGTCTGCAACATCCCCTCGGCCGCCGTGGAGGAGACGGCCGACTCCACCGTGTGCCACGTGCTCAACCTGTACCGGCGGAACACGTGGCTGTACCAGGCGCTGCGCGAGGGCACGCGGGTGCAGAGCGTGGAGCAGATCCGCGAGGTGGCCTCGGGAGCCGCCCGCATCCGCGGCGAGACGCTCGGCCTCATCGGCTTCG GTCGCACTGCGCAGGCGGTCGCGGTCCGAGCCAAGGCCTTTGGCTTCAACGTGATCTTCTATGACCCGTACCTGCAGGACGGCATCGAGCGCTCCCTGGGCGTCCAGCGGGTCTACACCCTGCAGGACCTGCTCTACCAGAGCGACTGCGTCTCCTTGCACTGCAACCTCAACGAACACAACCACCACCTTATCAACGACTTCACGATTAAGCAG ATGAGGCAGGGGGCGTTCCTGGTGAACACGGCCCGCGGGGGGCTGGTGGACAAGAAGGCCTTAACCCAAGCGCTGAAGGAGGGCCGGATACGAGGGGCCGCGCTCGACGTGCACGAGTCGGAACCGTTCAG TTTTGCTCAAGGCCCATTGAAAGATGCTCCCAACCTGATCTGCACCCCACACACAGCCTGGTACAGCGAGCAGGCGTCCCTAGAGAtgagagaagctgctgccaCCGAAATCCGACGTGCGATCACAG GGCGCATCCCAGAGAGCCTAAGGAACTGCGTGAATAAGGAATTCTTTGTCACGACGGCTCCGTGGTCAGTAATAGACCAGCAGGCGATTCATCCCGAGCTCAATGGTGCCACGTACAG GTACCCCCCTGGGATGGTCAGTGTGGCACCAGGAGGAATCCCAGCAGCTATGGAGGGCATCATTCCCGGAGGCATCCCTGTTACCCACAACCTTCCCACAGTGGCACACCCTTCCCAAGCTCCATCGCCCAACCAGCCCACAAAACATGGGGACAACAGGGAACATCCCAACGAGCAATAG
- the CTBP2 gene encoding C-terminal-binding protein 2 isoform X3 yields MWRQHFPGIRPQIMNGPMHPRPLVALLDGRDCTVEMPILKDLATVAFCDAQSTQEIHEKVLNEAVGAMMYHTITLTREDLEKFKALRVIVRIGSGYDNIDIKAAGELGIAVCNIPSAAVEETADSTVCHVLNLYRRNTWLYQALREGTRVQSVEQIREVASGAARIRGETLGLIGFGRTAQAVAVRAKAFGFNVIFYDPYLQDGIERSLGVQRVYTLQDLLYQSDCVSLHCNLNEHNHHLINDFTIKQMRQGAFLVNTARGGLVDKKALTQALKEGRIRGAALDVHESEPFSFAQGPLKDAPNLICTPHTAWYSEQASLEMREAAATEIRRAITGRIPESLRNCVNKEFFVTTAPWSVIDQQAIHPELNGATYRYPPGMVSVAPGGIPAAMEGIIPGGIPVTHNLPTVAHPSQAPSPNQPTKHGDNREHPNEQ; encoded by the exons ATGTGGAGGCAACATTTTCCAG GTATCCGCCCGCAGATCATGAACGGCCCCATGCACCCCCGGCccctggtggcactgctggacGGCAGGGACTGCACCGTGGAGATGCCCATCCTGAAGGACCTGGCCACGGTGGCCTTCTGTGACGCACAATCAACTCAGGAGATTCACGAGAAG GTGTTGAATGAAGCTGTGGGGGCCATGATGTACCACACCATCACCCTGACCCGGGAGGACCTGGAGAAGTTCAAGGCCTTGAGGGTCATCGTCCGAATAGGCAGCGGCTACGACAACATCGACATCAAAGCTGCTGGGGAGCTTG GGATCGCCGTCTGCAACATCCCCTCGGCCGCCGTGGAGGAGACGGCCGACTCCACCGTGTGCCACGTGCTCAACCTGTACCGGCGGAACACGTGGCTGTACCAGGCGCTGCGCGAGGGCACGCGGGTGCAGAGCGTGGAGCAGATCCGCGAGGTGGCCTCGGGAGCCGCCCGCATCCGCGGCGAGACGCTCGGCCTCATCGGCTTCG GTCGCACTGCGCAGGCGGTCGCGGTCCGAGCCAAGGCCTTTGGCTTCAACGTGATCTTCTATGACCCGTACCTGCAGGACGGCATCGAGCGCTCCCTGGGCGTCCAGCGGGTCTACACCCTGCAGGACCTGCTCTACCAGAGCGACTGCGTCTCCTTGCACTGCAACCTCAACGAACACAACCACCACCTTATCAACGACTTCACGATTAAGCAG ATGAGGCAGGGGGCGTTCCTGGTGAACACGGCCCGCGGGGGGCTGGTGGACAAGAAGGCCTTAACCCAAGCGCTGAAGGAGGGCCGGATACGAGGGGCCGCGCTCGACGTGCACGAGTCGGAACCGTTCAG TTTTGCTCAAGGCCCATTGAAAGATGCTCCCAACCTGATCTGCACCCCACACACAGCCTGGTACAGCGAGCAGGCGTCCCTAGAGAtgagagaagctgctgccaCCGAAATCCGACGTGCGATCACAG GGCGCATCCCAGAGAGCCTAAGGAACTGCGTGAATAAGGAATTCTTTGTCACGACGGCTCCGTGGTCAGTAATAGACCAGCAGGCGATTCATCCCGAGCTCAATGGTGCCACGTACAG GTACCCCCCTGGGATGGTCAGTGTGGCACCAGGAGGAATCCCAGCAGCTATGGAGGGCATCATTCCCGGAGGCATCCCTGTTACCCACAACCTTCCCACAGTGGCACACCCTTCCCAAGCTCCATCGCCCAACCAGCCCACAAAACATGGGGACAACAGGGAACATCCCAACGAGCAATAG